From the genome of Candidozyma auris chromosome 2, complete sequence, one region includes:
- the SPT5 gene encoding transcription elongation factor SPT5 — MSDQNKTQTLVSNQDVGSGNQSAGKKRTFEESVNSEGDDYSVVNNEEQDDVDGVESEGENQSGSNNEGLIPEQSSRNADLVDADIGEGSDDEEDEDAEEEEDDDEESTSRKRKRRRANQFLDIEAEVDDEEEDELDDEDEEAELLREQFITDDHVDKQEGLPSRPDDDRLHRQYDQRRQKAEDQDAEELAETLKQRYRKSHTAYRGDTTASGTVSQKLLMPSINDPAIFAIRCSPGREKDLVRKLYEKKRTLARSGRPLDILSVFQRDAFKGYIYIEAKKPEAIERALTGMVNVYAKQRTIVPVSEYPDLLKQVKSSDVEIVPGIYVRISRGKYKGDLAIVDNLSENGLEVRCKLVPRLDYGKNDEVDADGRRIKSKVRPLPRLFNEQEARMYDAEHLQPGRGPRTFIYRGEEYVEGFLMKDFKLQFIQTKDVQPKLEDLDRFQTGNSHDDGLDLAAVAASLKGKSSENDLSNAFQPGDKVEVRRGEQAKTVGKVLNVSLNEVQILVLDSGDGQFVNKELTVPASDLRKLFTAGDHVKVIEGVHTDESGLVIKIDGDSVVFLSDQTKQDVRVFANYLIKATDSSSSSDITNSKFEIKDLVQLNASTVGVIVKADKGLLGVLTSDARVITVKPTGIVSKITMTRREQVATDKNGLTIKVGDTVKESSGEKKKEGVILHIYKNAVFVESHELHENLGIFVASALNLTTVSTKNSMISKTLGPDLSSMNPNVKLKSPMAPPSTRGKMGGRDKLLYKDVIINNGNHKGLMGKVVETDDVDARIELHTKAKKIKVSKTKLSVIIRGESIPYLRFVGASEARGPAQSIGPAFSSGARTAWGGNTPSADTAASSWGGKTPSASSGGVSSWGGNGSSSAWGSGEASTWKGGRGGSSAWGGSGNGGTSAWGNSAGTSTWGNGGNNSTWGGQNGMNSSWGQQKGGNNSTWGNSGSHGGTSAWGNRGASSVWGQKDGGNSTWGSGRAGGSSSWGNSNNQSSSGWGQ, encoded by the coding sequence ATGTCTGATCAAAACAAGACTCAGACTTTGGTGAGCAACCAGGATGTAGGGTCTGGAAACCAAAGTGCTGGTAAAAAACGCACATTCGAAGAATCGGTCAATTCTGAGGGGGATGATTACAGCGTGGTTAACAATGAGGAAcaagatgatgttgatggtgtCGAGTCAGAAGGTGAGAACCAATCAGGTTCTAATAATGAGGGATTAATACCTGAGCAGCTGTCAAGAAATGCTGATTTAGTGGATGCCGATATTGGGGAGGGAtcagatgatgaagaagatgaggacgctgaagaggaggaggacgacgacgaagaaAGTACATCTCGTAAAAGAAAACGGAGAAGGGCGAACCAGTTTCTCGATATTGAAGCTGAagtcgatgatgaggaggaggacgaaCTagatgatgaggacgaAGAGGCGGAACTTTTACGTGAACAGTTTATTACAGATGATCATGTGGACAAACAGGAAGGGTTGCCATCTCGTCCTGATGATGACAGACTTCATAGACAATACGATCAACGTCGGCAAAAGGCTGAGGATCAGGATGCCGAGGAGCTAGCGGAAACCTTGAAACAACGCTACAGAAAGTCCCACACTGCTTATAGAGGTGATACAACAGCCAGCGGGACCGTATCTCAAAAGTTGCTAATGCCTTCCATCAATGATCCTGCGATTTTTGCGATTCGCTGCTCTCCGGGTCGCGAGAAGGACTTGGTAAGAAAGCTTtacgagaagaaaaggacTTTAGCACGGTCTGGACGCCCACTTGATATTCTCTCAGTTTTCCAGCGGGACGCTTTCAAGGGTTATATTTATattgaagccaaaaagcCGGAGGCTATTGAGCGTGCACTTACAGGCATGGTCAATGTTTACGCAAAACAACGAACCATCGTGCCTGTTAGTGAATATCCTGACTTATTAAAGCAGGTGAAGTCGTCTGATGTTGAAATTGTTCCCGGGATATATGTGCGTATTTCGCGTGGCAAGTATAAAGGAGACCTTGCAATCGTGGACAACCTCTCCGAGAACGGGCTTGAGGTGCGCTGTAAATTGGTCCCCAGGCTTGACTACGGAAAGAACGACGAGGTTGACGCAGatggaagaagaatcaaaCTGAAAGTTAGACCTTTACCAAGATTGTTCAATGAGCAAGAAGCTCGCATGTATGACGCAGAACACTTGCAACCGGGAAGAGGGCCCCGAACGTTCATTTACCGTGGAGAAGAATACGTGGAGggtttcttgatgaaggatTTCAAGTTGCAATTCATCCAGACCAAGGATGTTCAACCAAAATTGGAGGACTTGGACCGATTTCAAACAGGTAACTCTCATGATGATGGTTTGGATTTAGCCGCTGTCGCTGCTTCGCTTAAAGGAAAGTCACTGGAGAATGACCTTTCTAACGCTTTTCAACCAGGAGATAAAGTCGAAGTAAGAAGAGGTGAACAGGCAAAAACCGTTGGTAAGGTATTAAATGTATCTCTCAATGAAGTTCAAATCTTGGTACTTGATAGTGGAGATGGCCAATTTGTCAACAAAGAGCTTACCGTCCCTGCAAGCGATCTCAGGAAGCTTTTTACGGCCGGTGATCATGTCAAGGTCATCGAAGGTGTCCATACAGATGAGAGTGGTCTCGTTATAAAGATTGATGGCGACTCAGTCGTATTCTTGAGTGATCAAACAAAGCAAGACGTTCGTGTTTTTGCGAATTACTTGATTAAGGCGACAGATTCTTCGTCAAGCAGTGACATAACGAATAGCAAGTTTGAGATAAAGGACCTTGTTCAACTAAACGCTTCCACTGTTGGTGTTATAGTGAAAGCAGACAAAGGCCTTCTCGGAGTACTTACGTCAGATGCCCGAGTGATCACAGTAAAACCGACTGGTATCGTTTCTAAGATAACGATGACCCGCAGAGAGCAAGTTGCGACAGACAAGAATGGCCTCACCATAAAAGTTGGAGATACAGTGAAAGAAAGCAGCggcgaaaaaaagaaggaaggtGTGATATTACATATTTACAAGAATGCTGTGTTCGTGGAGTCCCACGAATTGCATGAGAATTTGGGCATTTTTGTGGCGAGCGCTTTGAATTTGACTACTGTTTCGACTAAGAACTCGATGATCTCGAAAACTCTTGGGCCAGACCTTAGCAGCATGAACCCAAATGTGAAGTTGAAATCTCCAATGGCGCCACCTAGCACCCGAGGTAAAATGGGTGGCAGAGACAAATTGCTTTACAAGGATGTCATCATTAATAACGGAAATCACAAGGGCCTCATGGGTAAAGTTGTGGAAACAGATGACGTTGATGCCCGCATAGAATTGCATACTaaagccaagaagatcaaagtCAGCAAGACGAAGTTAAGTGTGATTATCCGTGGAGAGTCTATCCCATACTTAAGGTTTGTAGGTGCTTCAGAAGCTCGCGGGCCAGCTCAATCAATCGGGCCAGCGTTCTCGTCAGGCGCAAGAACAGCATGGGGCGGAAATACTCCCTCAGCTGATACCGCTGCATCTTCATGGGGTGGTAAAACACCTTCAGCTAGCTCAGGAGGGGTGTCGTCGTGGGGAGGTAATGGTAGCAGTTCGGCTTGGGGCAGTGGAGAAGCGTCAACCTGGAAGGGTGGAAGAGGGGGTTCATCCGCATGGGGAGGAAGTGGAAATGGCGGAACCTCGGCATGGGGTAACAGTGCGGGCACATCTACGTGGGGTAATGGAGGCAATAATTCTACGTGGGGAGGACAGAACGGTATGAACTCTTCATGGGGTCAACAAAAGGGAGGAAACAACTCTACTTGGGGCAACTCAGGTTCGCATGGAGGAACTTCTGCCTGGGGAAATCGTGGCGCTTCTTCCGTTTGGGGACAGAAAGATGGCGGTAATTCAACTTGGGGATCTGGTCGTGCTGGTGGCTCATCGAGTTGGGGCAATCTGAATAATCAAAGCTCATCAGGATGGGGTCAGTAG
- the DAG7 gene encoding Dag7p, whose protein sequence is MKFSTLVTTLVVASQIKGSPVPAVKWVTEYAYTTVTVGYDQYTAHLASVSNRGTSSAPSATALAANAPTEESSPTEPSPSNDKPPVESSATEVASTQTIAPSVYSSEPSLTPTTTSSESATTSSQASGSVFSGEGTYYDPEMGACGKVNSASDMIVAISHELYDEKTPNGNPNKNTLCGKKIRAFYEGKSVEVAVVDRCVGCARDDLDLSPSAFEKIANKDLGRIKLTWEWVE, encoded by the coding sequence ATGAAATTCTCCACCCTCGTTACTACTCTCGTTGTTGCTAGTCAAATCAAGGGTTCTCCTGTTCCTGCTGTTAAATGGGTTACCGAGTATGCCTACACTACTGTAACAGTTGGATACGACCAGTACACTGCCCACCTTGCATCGGTGTCCAACCGTGGCACCTCATCTGCGCCAAGCGCAAcagctttggctgcaaacgctCCAACCGAAGAAAGTCTGCCTACCGAACCAAGCCCATCAAATGATAAACCACCTGTTGAATCATCAGCAACAGAAGTTGCATCGACTCAGACAATCGCGCCATCGGTTTACTCATCCGAGCCACTGTTGACTCCGACCACCACAAGTTCCGAGAGCGCAACCACAAGCTCTCAGGCATCTGGTTCAGTCTTTTCTGGAGAGGGCACTTACTACGATCCTGAAATGGGTGCTTGTGGTAAAGTTAACTCTGCAAGTGATATGATTGTGGCCATTTCTCACGAGTTGTACGATGAGAAGACTCCAAATGGCAATCCTAACAAGAATACCTTATGTGGAAAGAAGATCAGAGCCTTTTATGAGGGCAAGTCTGTTGAAGTTGCTGTTGTGGATAGGTGTGTCGGATGTGCTCGTGATGACTTGGACTTATCCCCATCTGCATTTGAAAAGATCGCAAATAAGGACTTGGGAAGAATCAAGCTCACTTGGGAGTGGGTTGAATAA